In a single window of the Mustelus asterias chromosome 3, sMusAst1.hap1.1, whole genome shotgun sequence genome:
- the LOC144491437 gene encoding transforming growth factor beta activator LRRC33-like isoform X2 — translation MPAHCGCCSVRLGLTVRMEHRVWSICLILTALMILDGGSTAEVSLVMSQGSCRMMDKLTLCLGGRLQRVPVDLPTKTEELLLNGNAIKVIHNQSLSTYRRLHTLNLSGNQLELIELGAFTHNRNLQDLDLKNNRLELKYLETGLALRTLPALSRLDLSGNRLDEATASCMVRNLTTLEYLSLARNFIMRLEPSTLEGLVRLRELNLEKNLIYEIESGTFEGLRSLIRLNLAHNHIPCIVDFSLYQVKTLNISHNIVELFLARESEIEFQLETLDLSRNKLLFFPLLPRRNKLKLLLLSDNEMSFYSDLMNDSSAEVHFIQIVGNVTNITSVNLWDEVISVSLPKLQVLDMSRNSFRYLPPEFLRGITSLSALQLNQNCLKTFTLTEQDPFVFLQTIDLSQNQLSHLNFNVSRLERLSQFNLSFNQFETVPSDLFTKMPQLTTVDLSHNHVPVCDGLLGNEERTSNTGCAVLAHLKSLKRLYLSDCALVTLPATAFVGSPLTHLDLSSNTGIRLEASTFQAVAKSLQFLSLRNNGLDSNQLDTGLQVTFSNLKMLDLSENSITSLHPALKSLPLKLLDLRKNKLSILQQDVLQSLLQSLQTIFLSNNAFDCCQLDWWTSLISTESLTIPDRSEVTCNTSFRQEHIDRVSHSTKVNCKFNNTVFKYFLLLLPTILCIVTICMMVVLSLSSKLLPKYVKAKCGSGAKY, via the exons ATGCCCGCACACTGTGGCTGCTGCTCTGTGCGGCTCG GTCTAACTGTGAGAATGGAGCACAGAGTCTGGTCCATTTGCCTCATTCTCACAGCCCTGATGATACTTGATGGAGGAAGCACGGCTGAAGTCAGTTTGGTGATGTCTCAGGGGAGTTGCAGAATG ATGGACAAGCTGACACTCTGCCTGGGAGGGAGGTTGCAACGTGTACCAGTGGACCTGCCCACCAAAACAGAGGAGCTTCTTCTGAACGGAAACGCAATTAAGGTGATTCACAACCAGTCACTTTCTACTTACCGGCGCCTGCACACACTGAACCTGAGCGGGAATCAACTGGAACTCATTGAGCTCGGAGCCTTCACTCATAACAGGAACCTGCAAGACTTGGATCTGAAGAACAACCGGCTTGAATTAAAATATCTCGAAACTGGTCTGGCACTGAGGACACTGCCAGCTTTGAGCAGGTTGGATTTGTCTGGGAACAGACTAGATGAAGCCACAGCGAGCTGCATGGTGCGAAACTTGACCACTCTGGAATATCTCTCCCTGGCCAGGAATTTCATCATGAGATTGGAACCCAGCACACTGGAAGGTCTTGTCCGGCTTCGAGAGCTGAACTTGGAGAAGAATCTTATCTATGAGATAGAAAGTGGGACGTTTGAGGGTTTGAGAAGTTTGATCAGGTTGAACCTGGCTCACAATCACATCCCCTGCATTGTCGATTTCAGCTTATACCAAGTGAAAACATTAAACATCAGTCACAATATTGTAGAACTGTTTCTTGCCAGAGAAAGTGAGATTGAATTTCAACTGGAAACTCTGGACTTGTCCCGTAACAAGCTGCTGTTTTTCCCGCTTTTGCCCAGGCGTAACAAGCTCAAGCTGTTGTTACTGTCAGACAACGAGATGAGTTTTTACAGTGATCTAATGAATGACTCCTCTGCTGAGGTTCATTTCATCCAAATTGTTGGCAATGTGACCAACATTACCTCCGTGAACCTTTGGGATGAGGTGATTTCTGTGAGCTTACCCAAGTTGCAGGTGCTGGACATGAGCCGGAATTCATTTCGCTATCTCCCTCCCGAATTCCTGCGGGGAATAACATCGCTGTCAGCTCTGCAGCTGAACCAAAACTGCCTAAAGACCTTCACCCTCACCGAGCAGGACCCCTTTGTGTTTCTTCAAACCATCGACCTCAGTCAAAACCAGCTGTCCCATCTGAACTTCAATGTGAGCAGGTTGGAGAGGCTGAGCCAGTTTAATCTCAGCTTCAACCAATTTGAAACTGTGCCTTCAGACCTCTTTACCAAAATGCCTCAGCTGACAACAGTGGACCTTAGTCATAACCATGTCCCTGTTTGTGACGGTCTTTTAGGAAATGAGGAAAGGACTTCAAACACAGGTTGTGCTGTGTTAGCGCATCTTAAGTCACTGAAACGCCTTTATCTATCCGATTGTGCCTTGGTGACCCTACCTGCCACCGCTTTTGttggctcacctttaacccaccTAGATTTATCCTCCAATACTGGAATCCGATTGGAGGCAAGCACATTTCAAGCTGTGGCCAAGTCGTTGCAGTTCTTATCCCTCAGAAACAATGGGTTAGATTCCAACCAGTTAGATACTGGACTGCAAGTCACCTTCAGCAACCTGAAGATGCTGGACTTGTCTGAAAATTCCATAACAAGTCTTCATCCTGCCCTGAAAAGCCTTCCTCTAAAATTGCTGGATTTACGAAAGAACAAGTTGTCCATTCTTCAGCAAGATGTGCTGCAGAGTCTTTTGCAGAGTCTCCAAACTATTTTCCTGAGCAACAATGCCTTTGACTGCTGCCAGCTGGACTGGTGGACCTCCCTCATCTCTACCGAGTCATTGACTATTCCTGACAGATCTGAGGTCACttgcaacacatctttcagacaggagCACATAGATAGGGTTTCCCACTCCACCAAAGTGAACTGCAAATTCAATAACACTGTTTTCAAATACTTTTTGCTGTTGTTGCCAACAATTCTGTGCATTGTCACCATTTGCATGATGGTTGTACTCTCTCTAAGTTCCAAGTTGTTGCCTAAATATGTGAAAGCCAAATGTGGATCCGGAGCTAAGTATTAG
- the LOC144491437 gene encoding transforming growth factor beta activator LRRC33-like isoform X1, whose product MRNTATLHFPHWPTRSNGNPSSLLGPQGLTVRMEHRVWSICLILTALMILDGGSTAEVSLVMSQGSCRMMDKLTLCLGGRLQRVPVDLPTKTEELLLNGNAIKVIHNQSLSTYRRLHTLNLSGNQLELIELGAFTHNRNLQDLDLKNNRLELKYLETGLALRTLPALSRLDLSGNRLDEATASCMVRNLTTLEYLSLARNFIMRLEPSTLEGLVRLRELNLEKNLIYEIESGTFEGLRSLIRLNLAHNHIPCIVDFSLYQVKTLNISHNIVELFLARESEIEFQLETLDLSRNKLLFFPLLPRRNKLKLLLLSDNEMSFYSDLMNDSSAEVHFIQIVGNVTNITSVNLWDEVISVSLPKLQVLDMSRNSFRYLPPEFLRGITSLSALQLNQNCLKTFTLTEQDPFVFLQTIDLSQNQLSHLNFNVSRLERLSQFNLSFNQFETVPSDLFTKMPQLTTVDLSHNHVPVCDGLLGNEERTSNTGCAVLAHLKSLKRLYLSDCALVTLPATAFVGSPLTHLDLSSNTGIRLEASTFQAVAKSLQFLSLRNNGLDSNQLDTGLQVTFSNLKMLDLSENSITSLHPALKSLPLKLLDLRKNKLSILQQDVLQSLLQSLQTIFLSNNAFDCCQLDWWTSLISTESLTIPDRSEVTCNTSFRQEHIDRVSHSTKVNCKFNNTVFKYFLLLLPTILCIVTICMMVVLSLSSKLLPKYVKAKCGSGAKY is encoded by the exons ATGAGGAATACTGCCACTTTACATTTTCCACATTGGCCAACACGATCTAACGGTAACCCCTCCTCCCTGCTTGGGCCCCAAG GTCTAACTGTGAGAATGGAGCACAGAGTCTGGTCCATTTGCCTCATTCTCACAGCCCTGATGATACTTGATGGAGGAAGCACGGCTGAAGTCAGTTTGGTGATGTCTCAGGGGAGTTGCAGAATG ATGGACAAGCTGACACTCTGCCTGGGAGGGAGGTTGCAACGTGTACCAGTGGACCTGCCCACCAAAACAGAGGAGCTTCTTCTGAACGGAAACGCAATTAAGGTGATTCACAACCAGTCACTTTCTACTTACCGGCGCCTGCACACACTGAACCTGAGCGGGAATCAACTGGAACTCATTGAGCTCGGAGCCTTCACTCATAACAGGAACCTGCAAGACTTGGATCTGAAGAACAACCGGCTTGAATTAAAATATCTCGAAACTGGTCTGGCACTGAGGACACTGCCAGCTTTGAGCAGGTTGGATTTGTCTGGGAACAGACTAGATGAAGCCACAGCGAGCTGCATGGTGCGAAACTTGACCACTCTGGAATATCTCTCCCTGGCCAGGAATTTCATCATGAGATTGGAACCCAGCACACTGGAAGGTCTTGTCCGGCTTCGAGAGCTGAACTTGGAGAAGAATCTTATCTATGAGATAGAAAGTGGGACGTTTGAGGGTTTGAGAAGTTTGATCAGGTTGAACCTGGCTCACAATCACATCCCCTGCATTGTCGATTTCAGCTTATACCAAGTGAAAACATTAAACATCAGTCACAATATTGTAGAACTGTTTCTTGCCAGAGAAAGTGAGATTGAATTTCAACTGGAAACTCTGGACTTGTCCCGTAACAAGCTGCTGTTTTTCCCGCTTTTGCCCAGGCGTAACAAGCTCAAGCTGTTGTTACTGTCAGACAACGAGATGAGTTTTTACAGTGATCTAATGAATGACTCCTCTGCTGAGGTTCATTTCATCCAAATTGTTGGCAATGTGACCAACATTACCTCCGTGAACCTTTGGGATGAGGTGATTTCTGTGAGCTTACCCAAGTTGCAGGTGCTGGACATGAGCCGGAATTCATTTCGCTATCTCCCTCCCGAATTCCTGCGGGGAATAACATCGCTGTCAGCTCTGCAGCTGAACCAAAACTGCCTAAAGACCTTCACCCTCACCGAGCAGGACCCCTTTGTGTTTCTTCAAACCATCGACCTCAGTCAAAACCAGCTGTCCCATCTGAACTTCAATGTGAGCAGGTTGGAGAGGCTGAGCCAGTTTAATCTCAGCTTCAACCAATTTGAAACTGTGCCTTCAGACCTCTTTACCAAAATGCCTCAGCTGACAACAGTGGACCTTAGTCATAACCATGTCCCTGTTTGTGACGGTCTTTTAGGAAATGAGGAAAGGACTTCAAACACAGGTTGTGCTGTGTTAGCGCATCTTAAGTCACTGAAACGCCTTTATCTATCCGATTGTGCCTTGGTGACCCTACCTGCCACCGCTTTTGttggctcacctttaacccaccTAGATTTATCCTCCAATACTGGAATCCGATTGGAGGCAAGCACATTTCAAGCTGTGGCCAAGTCGTTGCAGTTCTTATCCCTCAGAAACAATGGGTTAGATTCCAACCAGTTAGATACTGGACTGCAAGTCACCTTCAGCAACCTGAAGATGCTGGACTTGTCTGAAAATTCCATAACAAGTCTTCATCCTGCCCTGAAAAGCCTTCCTCTAAAATTGCTGGATTTACGAAAGAACAAGTTGTCCATTCTTCAGCAAGATGTGCTGCAGAGTCTTTTGCAGAGTCTCCAAACTATTTTCCTGAGCAACAATGCCTTTGACTGCTGCCAGCTGGACTGGTGGACCTCCCTCATCTCTACCGAGTCATTGACTATTCCTGACAGATCTGAGGTCACttgcaacacatctttcagacaggagCACATAGATAGGGTTTCCCACTCCACCAAAGTGAACTGCAAATTCAATAACACTGTTTTCAAATACTTTTTGCTGTTGTTGCCAACAATTCTGTGCATTGTCACCATTTGCATGATGGTTGTACTCTCTCTAAGTTCCAAGTTGTTGCCTAAATATGTGAAAGCCAAATGTGGATCCGGAGCTAAGTATTAG